A stretch of DNA from Telopea speciosissima isolate NSW1024214 ecotype Mountain lineage chromosome 5, Tspe_v1, whole genome shotgun sequence:
CAAGTGTCATCATTTCTAGGAGGTAAAGGACACGGATACCGCTAATAAAACCAGAGCTGGGCAGATGAAAGAAAGAGGTTTTcatgataaaaagaaaagagatgcaTGCTGTGGTGTACAATTGATCAGTCTTAGTCAACTATAAAGCAAAAATTTTCTAGGTTCAAAGCTTGGTACACTAGTTAGAGTAGAAAGTATTGGTTCAGAAGACAAACTTTGCCTACAGAAACGGAGCCATAGAGCAGGGGGGGAGGAGACGAAACAAAATGGCGTATCGTTACAATTGACCAATCCTTGACAGGGCAAATCTTTGCAAAGACACAACACAACCTTTGCTTTATCTGGAAAGAAAAGGACGCATTTGTCTGACCATGGACAGCGTCCATGAGGCAGAAATAAGCAACTCAGCCAGAAGTGGTCACCCTTTttccaaaaacaaaagagatatAGTACGACTGTAAAAAAGGTAATCAAATGAATGAGTGGTTGGACTATAAGATGAAACCGGAGATGTACACAGATATACTTGAAAGAACCTCAAGAGTAGAATGCAACATAAACCAAACTGTAGCAATTTATTAGCATATATGGATCCTTTATGACATGGTGACCTGCGAGAGAGCAAACACCCACTTGAACAAACTGTCCATGGAACCCCATGTAGTAGATTCAGCCCATATTTCaattctattagatgattctattCTTCCACGACGTCAAAAGCAACAGTTTCCAGAATCGAAAATATATACAAGGTAACAATGTTATTGAACAATCAATTAATTTTGTTTCACAAAGTGATTATATGTTACACATCTCGTGGAACTCCGTGTGAGCCACACTGAACAGCAAATCCCACGCTTCTGACCTTCAAAGCAGCAACAGTGAATTCAGAAAAGCCTTGATATAACACGGCATGAAGTCCAAAAGGCCACAGAAGCAGCCCTAAATAGTGCTGGGTTTTGGTATATCCTGTTGGGTGCAACACATGCAAAAAAATGTTGATATCAGTAGAAACCTAAGGCATATTGGAAAAAAAACATGAAGCACAAATAGAACAGCAGGATCTCATCGATCAAATCagtgttcttttcctttttttgttttttgttggggaggggggggggggtttgtatGTGGGTGATGTACTTTGTCAAAGATGTTAGGAAGAATCTTTGAAAGACAAATAACATGACACTcaacaattaaaataatttcAGAGCTCCATTGATCCAGACTGCACTACTAGAACGTATGAAAAGAACCCCTAACACTACCCTGCCCATTAATAGCAAGAGGAAAAAGGCTTTTGGTGATTGAAGGTTCTCCAGGATACACATTGAACACAGTCTCCAAAAGTTCAGCTTCTCCCCATTCGTTTCTTcattttgattttcctttctTGTGTGGGTTGTTTTGGACAAGAGAATTGGGGGAGGAGTGGCCAAAGAAAATTCACTTGGTACATTTCCATACCCAGGCTCAATCAAATCAAGTCCATAGCATCTATTTGTGCTGACGAGGAATGACTAAGGCTTCATTTAGCTAGAAGTGAAGTGAAGTATTCCATTGATAAATAAGTGTAATGAAATTATTGAAAAGAATCCCTAACACTACCCTGCCCATTAATGGCAAGAGGAAAAAGGCTTTTGGTGATTGAAGGTTCTCCAGGATACACATTGAACAGAGTCTCCAAAAGTTCAGCTTCTCCCCATTCGTTTCTTCATTTTGATTTTCCTTCCTTGTGTGGGTTGTTTTGGAAAAGAGAATTGGGTGAGGAGTGGCAAAAGAAAATTCACTTGGTAGATTTCCATACCAAGGCTCAATCGAATCAAGTCCGTAGCGTCTATTTGTGCTGACAAGGAATGACTAAGGCTTCATTTAGCTAGAAGTGAAGTGAAGTATTCCATTGATAAATAAGTGTAATGAAATTATTGAAAATGGACCCAAGCAAAAGTAACCAAAAATGAAGTAAAATCAGTAAGTTTTACACTAAAACTAATTTCCCATGCATTTCGACTTTCAGTACAATGCAAATTCTTGTGAATCTCCCACTTGTTTCTTGGGTAATCTTAACCTGAAATGACCTAGTTCTCATTTTCTGCTCAAACACAACAAAAATTCCACCTCCAACCACTTCCATTTTATAATGGGCCTCAAATGATTTCACATCACTTTTGCATCAACTGTACTTCCAATTAAACACCACATTGAaaagtttcttttcattcactACACTATTCATTGTACCAATGAAAATTTATTCACTTCATCTCCACACACTTCTATCAAACAGAGCTAAGTGAAGCTTTATCTTTTCTAACCGCCCCCagaaaatgtattaattaatgCTTACCTTGAATCCATAGAAAATCTATTTGCTAACTTGGGTGCTGGAACTTCATATTATTAAGAATAAAGGGCAGCGGATATGAATGAAGGTGCTGGTAACTTCCTCATTGGGTTATTAGTAAATGAGAGCAACCTGATTACAACAACATAAGTAACACAACCCCTAAATGTTGTTATCATGCCTCCACAAGACATCGAACAGTTTCCTAATGATCTTATAAAGCAGCAATTGCTGAAAATTAACCACCCAAAACATAAAACATTGGCAGCCAGTTGGTATAAACCACAACAATAAGATCAAGCTAAATTTAAGAATACCATAAACTGATTGTAGAGATATTGCAAGAATATATTGCATCAATAAATTAGGCAGAATAAATAATGCAACCTACCCAATGGCAGTTGCACTCCAGGATGCAACATTATAAATAACTTTGCTTCCATCCCAAGCCCTTCTGAGTTTTCCCTTTGTCTTGTTTACAGAGAATGTTTTGCAGAGAGctaaaaataaagcaaaagggATGTCAGAAATCTTTCTCAACAAATTCTTGACCTTTTTCCAATAAAATCTATCCATATTTTAACTCTGAAATAACAGAATATCAGCCATAAGACAACAGAGAGGAATGAAATGAAAACCAACTACATAGATTTTCATATTACTTTCTCATTGGAACATAGAAGGCAAGCTTGTTACAACGTAACCTTCACAGGACAAGGTAGTCAAACTAACCTTCTTGGAGTTGATTTGGAGTTAAATCCTGCAAAACAAAGGCGTAATCTGTCAAATCCACACAAACATATCTCTTCTGACAGAGAAATTTGAATTAACTCCTCAGCTAGTTCATTAAAGATAATATGGCCCAGCTCTGGAACCAATCTGCTCTAACAGAGAATGACAACGAATTGTATGTGTAAGTAAATCTATGCTACACAGACACAGACCATATATTTAGTAGTAAATAGAAGACTTCTAGAATTTTGAAAAGGAAAGAACCAGTAGTAGCAGTTAAAGGATGAATCCAGAAAGTGAAACAATACAATTGCCGAGGAAGGTctcattcaaaaaaaatatgatcaTTAAGCATCAAAGTCTCTTCTTTATGATAGGCAATGTCAAAGttgttacaaccgcttatcccaaaagctcaaacTGTTAAGTAAATgctacaacaatgtatatcaacacacaacaaCATCCCCCCACCTGTGCAGGCTCACACACACATGCTGCTCTGCATGTGACACCGTATTTTGGGGCGCCATCACGTAGCACCAAGGGGCTTAAAGCGTAGgggcataaaaaaaaacacataataCAAACCCCTTGCACTTACCAGGGGTCGAACAGCCGACCTCCTGGCTCTAATACATATTACATctgcttatcccaaaagctcgagctgttaagGGCTACAACAGTGTATACGCACAACAACAAAAGTGATTACTGAGAATCTATGATAACTGAATGATTCTGAACAAGCTTAGGCAAGCACGTCATAGTATGATACAGATACTACACAGAATACTATATGAATACTTATACAGTACAAGTTCCTCATTCCCAATGATGAATTTTGCAAGTCTGCTCCCTCCCAAATACTGTGGAGCCCTAGCACTACACATCTGCATGACTGCATGGACGATTGTCCGTTTACCAAAGGGACACCCTAGCAACTCTGCAGGGGGAGAAAAAAAGTCGTCCTCATTTATGATAACCCATTCCAAACTGAAAAACACGAAAAAATGGCACAAACCCACTTTTCGAACTAGCAATGGCTAAACATCTGGTTAACAGATCCTCTCTCTTTTTGCCCACGGTCCATACAGGGAAAACATGGGGAAGGAGGTACAAACTTTTCCTCCTCTCTTGAGCATGTGACAAGCTGTAATGGCTGATCTCCCTAAGCTTTGGAGCAGCAAAGATTTCAATATCAGAATATGTAGTAAAAAGTGTCTGTGATTCCATAAGAGGAGCTTAAGGCCAACAAAGAAATGAATCATGGGCGAGAACTCTCAATATGGTATGGATGACTATTTACAGATTTCCTGAACCAAAGGAGAGACTGACACATCTTGGAGAAGCTCAAATTGTGAAATGGAATGCGCCATCATCCCCTTCCCAAGAGTCTCTACAGAAGTCTGGTTCCAggcctaaaaaagaaaaagaaatggaaacaCAATTGCCAACAGGCATATATGTGGTGAGACAAGGAAAGAGGTGGAGATCCAAAGCTAGATAACAACAGGCGCGGGAAGGTTTCGTTCAGTAAGGCTCTGTATGGCAACGTTTCTGCTTCAAATAACTGTTTCTGAGTCGGAAAcaattttttgtgtttctgtttttttggagTAATTGTGTACCAACAAATGCTGTatggtaaaattggaaaaaaccGATTCTGCCGCTACAGAAAAACAGAAACACATATGGAATGTTGAGGGCAAATGCCAATGGCTACCTTCGATTGAAGTTGGAGAAAGAGTTAGGGCAAGAGGCAGTGGATACCTAATTTGTTGAATTTAAGGAACGATTTCAGCATTATACACacaaatcaaaattaaatgtgAAATCAATCCTAATTTAGGGCAAGACCCATCAAAATTTGGGAGATTCAACAAcaaatttctgaaatttggtTCAACTGTGAGGACAAATGGGGATGTTACCTTCGATTGAAGCACCGTGACTCTTGTTTAGACTATGAAAGCAACACCCATACAAAGTTGAGGGCAAATTCAGGAGAAAGAGATTTCAGAAGCGTGAGGAGGAGAGAACTCACCGTGACTCTTGGTTTGATGTACGAAAGAGAGGTAGGAGATGCTTGATCCCAAGTTCCAAGCGTGAGCAGAGAGGTCAGGGACGATGGAGTTCCAAGCGTGAGCAGAGAGGTTAGGGACAATGGAGTTCCAAGTGTGAGCAGCGAGGTTAGGGAAGATGGTGTTCCAAGCGTGAGCAGAGAGGTCAGGGACAATGGTGTTGCAAGCATGAGCGAGAGGTCAAGGACGATGGAGTTCCAAGCACACCCCTTCACTTTTCAGTTTCGTGAAAAATCATAATGGGCTTTAGTTGTGAGTCGTAAGCCATGCGTTGTTTCATTGGAATTGTTTCTGAATTTTTGACacaatttttttatattctcaAATGGGCATTAGAATTGATTCGCTCACCTGGTTCGttacaaaaaaaacacaaaaacagacCGAACGACACAAATAAGTTTTGTtccaaaaaactgaaaaaaaacaccagaaacaatTTTTTGGAACGTTGCCATATAGAGCCTAAGAGGCCCACATGGTGTCTAAGGAGAGAGTCAGTCTGGGACCCACGGCTCATTATCTGAGATGGTGTGGGAAGAAATCCACACGTCGCCTGTGTGGGTATCTTTTTCCCTGTGAATTTATACAAGCCTTCTAGTCAACATTCTTTAGTTTCCCATGAAAATTTGTTACAGGAAATGAATACGTGACTGATCACCAATGTGTTACATAAGCTAGATAGCAACATTCAGAGATTGGTGCAATGTACCAGAATCCACCATACAAATTATTCATCTAAGCACACAGTGGACCTATACCAATTTTTTATCTAGTAAATGCATATTAAAAGGAATATTCTTTTTCTAATTGAGAAAAGACGATTAgcccaacaaaaacataaacaTCAAGAAAAGGAGGGAGATTTGAACATACTTTAGTTTGCTTTAGAGATAACAAATACGCAGCCATGAAACATGCAATGCCCTCCACAATATCTTCTTGTCTAACTAGAACATAACCTTCTGGGTCCGACTCAACATTGGCATCCAAATTTGCACCATCCCATAAATCATTTTCATTGACCATGTCCCAAGAGCTATTTTCTTCTGTTACCACATACATAAACTTTGTTAGCACTCTGAGATCATGATATTGCATTCCAAACATCAATAACAAAAGGGCACCGTGGGAACAAAAGATGagaaaactaactaaaaaatcAAACTGAAGGAGGGTAGCTATGAAATCGTTTTGCAGAAAATTATCAAGGCAGTTATCCAAAAGAATTACACAAGAATACTAGAATTACCGGAAGAAGGGCTTTGGATGCATACCCGCCATATTTTGCGGTACTGACACCTGGACATTCTCTAGCTTTTGAAGGAAGTTAGGTGATTCAACTCTAGATTTCAGAAGATCACACAACTGCATAAGAACGAAAAAAGAtttttaattcataaatgtTTAAGCAACTGATGTAAAGTGGCTACAAGCTAAAAGCTATGGTTCTGTGAATTGACATCCCATTGGAATTTATAGAATGCATACTTATGTAACAATAACTTCATTGCAATTTCTCCCTTGATTAGAAAAACAGATAACTTTAAATCTGATAAACTTATGCTGACCGACTAAATGGTCACAGATAAAGCTTGTAAATTTCATTTGAAACTATTTCATCATAATCCATTACCTTTTACCATTAGGTTATTCAGATGGACAGGGAGAATGAATGGAGTTCCAATCTGAACAGTGTTGTTCATGAAATGATGTCAGACTGTATACTCTACGGTACAGATTAAACCAGTGTATTGTTGATCCGGTCTCTTAATGCAACCGCTTTTAGAGACTTCAACATGTGTTACATGATTTTGAAGCCTAGAGTGTGATTAGCACAACCCTAACATTTACCACAAAGAATGAAAATTCTCAAAATATAAACAATCACCAAGCAATGACCTTGTCTTTCATTTAGGTCAAGTCCTACTGACCTAAGTAAATCCTTACTTCTCACAAAGAGAAACTTCATTCTCCCTGGTCCTTTCGCCAGATTCATACTTATTAATGGACAGTCAATTCCAGGCACGGTTTTTATAAATCGGGAATCAGACTGATGGATCTCAGTTCGGATTGGTCAATTTGGATCGAAATATGCCATGACCAATCCGACCAATTCCCGTCGATTCTGCTTCATTTCCGAATGGTTCTGGCCGCTGTGTGTGTGAACCTTGATTTCAGTTCTCCAAGTTCACATTCTATGTACATCTCTGTGTGTGAATGTGAAACCTTGATTTCATATCTCCAAATTCGCAATCTATGTACATCTCTGAGTCtctggtgtgtgtgtgtgtgtgtgtgtgtgtgtgtgaaaccTTGATTTCAGGTCTCCAAATTCACATTCTATGTAcatctctctgtgtgtgtgtgtgtgtgtgtgtgtgtgtgaaaccTTGATTTCAGGTCTCCAAATTCGCAATCTATGTACATCTCTGAGTCTCTggtattgtgtgtgtgtgtgtgtgtgtgtgtgtgaaaccTTGATTTCAGGTCTCCAAATTCACATTCTATGTAcatctctgtgtgtgtgtgtgtgtgtgtttgtgtgtgtgtgtgtgtgtgaaa
This window harbors:
- the LOC122662739 gene encoding uncharacterized protein LOC122662739 isoform X2; this translates as MEVEVSGSKPSSSIDGATRERTREQIRVKTKDLQAVLEHCQKALESLKNAGEDGVDAEGEEEDAEEVTDQDSLSQCGDPETSELCDLLKSRVESPNFLQKLENVQVSVPQNMAENSSWDMVNENDLWDGANLDANVESDPEGYVLVRQEDIVEGIACFMAAYLLSLKQTKDLTPNQLQEALCKTFSVNKTKGKLRRAWDGSKVIYNVASWSATAIGIYQNPALFRAASVAFWTSCRVISRLF
- the LOC122662739 gene encoding uncharacterized protein LOC122662739 isoform X1: MEVEVSGSKPSSSIDGATRERTREQIRVKTKDLQAVLEHCQKALESLKNAGEDGVDAEGEEEDAEEVTDQDSLSQCGDPETSELCDLLKSRVESPNFLQKLENVQVSVPQNMAEENSSWDMVNENDLWDGANLDANVESDPEGYVLVRQEDIVEGIACFMAAYLLSLKQTKDLTPNQLQEALCKTFSVNKTKGKLRRAWDGSKVIYNVASWSATAIGIYQNPALFRAASVAFWTSCRVISRLF